Within the Arachis duranensis cultivar V14167 chromosome 10, aradu.V14167.gnm2.J7QH, whole genome shotgun sequence genome, the region acatatatatttttatatttgattagatattaaatttgttgtacaaatagaaataattaatttttttgtttgttatttaaaaataatattttttatattatataaaaatataattaaatattaatataaaaaaagttatattgatagttataaatGAAGTAATGTTACCTGAGCTGGAAAACGAAGAGCCATGGAGAAAAGGGAATCAGAGCCAGAACCAGCAGCATAGAAGGAAGCATTACCAGTGGGGTTGAAACTGGCACCTCCAAAGGCATTGCAAATAGTATTGAATATAGAGAAAAATGTGAAGAAGACTAAAGTTGTTACCATGATAGCAGGGTAATCAACACCACCATGTGATAGGTGATGAAGATCAACCATTTTTGTTATATAACTTGTCATCATCCCAAACGTCGCTGATATGAATACCCACATACATGTCACCGTTGCATCTGCAATCGCTACCTTTATTGCATTaaccatcttttttttttttatcttttcagaTTATTCTCCTTTTTGCATCAATTCAGActttgaatcaaattttttttttcttttggatgATATTGTGTGTGATTGGGTTACCAAAAACTGTGCCGAATTTTAAGCTCTTTAATTTGGATGTTGTTATATTGAGTCAAAGGCTTTTTatgtaaattataaaaaagcAACCACACTGCCAAATGTTTTAATTAACttgattgtttgtttatttttcacTATTAATTACTTGCTTTATTTTTCATTCGAAAAATGTCGGAGGACAATAATTTTGTTGAATAATGTGAACAACTACCAATCAAATAAAAGTacattatacttttaaattaaacctctaaattttaatattaaaataatcatccgtacacaagtaaaatgaacatctaaTATATCTATTGCTTACATTATtcaatattttcattgtttacctatacttttcctttttcattttactTATTATTATAGACAAAGATTATGGCTGAAAGTGAGTCAAGTCAGCTCATGAGCCAGTTCGAATTCGACTCACTAATAACTCGATAAGCTGAACTCATAAGCTTATGAGCCGAGCTTGAACCTGGaattgagctcataaattaaatgagctGAACTTATAGCTTAGATAAGCTCAACTCATTAGTTCATGAGTTGGttcgattatatatattaaattattaatacacatattttttatacatttagtttatacttttaatattatatatatacatataaaataataatatataattttacatatattaatgttcttatttaaaattttataattattttttatatgattttgatgtaggacataaataaagaatttataattaatagatatacaacatataaaattaatattttttaatatatataaattataatttattgatatagaattctagattatgtttttattatttaaactagTTCGTGAGTTCGAGTTAGCTCATGAGCTTTTAATGACCTAAGCTTGAGTTTAAGAAATAGGCTCGATTGTTAATGAATTGAACCGTGAACCAAGCTCAATTTTTGTGAGTCCAAATTGAGTTTGGTCTAGTTTGACTCAACTCGCCTCACTTCCAGCCTTAATCAAGAGAATGAATTCCTCGATTAATTAACAACTAatacaattaatttaaattgatcgaataattaattcacttgtttatttaattaggtGTTAAAAGttcgaattttattttatacatacaattcaaatttataacagattaatttataatttaccGAACTAGAAAATACCGTGACAGACAAAAAATTAAGATTAGTAAAagataacaaattatttattccATGGAATTTTATCAAACATAGCGGATAATAGGAAATTATTTCACATTCCCATGTTACTTAGAATGAGACGTTGGCAAACCATAATGGTTGACcaataagaaaatatatttctttttgttgaaaaaaaggagaataataattttgaatagTTCAAACTATATATTTTATGAGAATTTTTCTTAGCGCACATCTCTTGCAAAGAATAAATAATGGCCATGTATGAGAATTCCTCTTCCGTAGAAATCGAACCCAAATTTTTGTTTCTAGCATTTCTTGTTACTTGAAGCATGCATGAATCTTAGCATATTCCATGATATTGTGTAACCAAGACTGTGATTTGATATAATAAGCAATCTCTTAGTTGAATTCCAATTGCAAATAGATGCATGCATGGCTCACCAAAGGAACAATGAAGTGATAAGATTAGAGCGTGAATCTGTGATTCCTATTCTTAAACCAAGACTTATATTGACATTGGCCAATCTTATTAGtaagttttcttttcattccaAAATAGTGTTAAGTGTTAATTAGTTTGAGTTGCTAATTAACAGAGTTGACAATAATGTGTAGAACATGGTTCGGACCGAGCTGAATTTCTGAAGCTGTGTAAGAGAATAGAGTATACAATTCGAGCATGGTATCATCTGCAGTTTGAGGATATGATGGTACtcattctttttatattttaccttACCATAAACATTATGGAAactaattaatttctttttggcCTCACAGCAACTCTATGCTCTTTTTGATCCTGTTTATGGGGCTTCCAAGTTAGAGCAACAAAAATTATCCAATGAAGAAATTGATCAACTTGAACAAAATTTCTTGAAATTCCTCTTTCAGGTATTTTAATTTCGATTCTATCATTATCCATTGGGTTAAATTACACAGTTGGTCCTACATTTTCAATGAAATTACAAATTAGTCCTTacactttaaaaatttgtaattggattcctaaagataattaaaatttttaatttagtcccTGTCGTTCAAAAAGTGTTtgatttaatagaatattcttaaaattttctctattttaacagaatattcaCAACATATTttgagaatattctgttaaatcaaCACTTTTTGACTGGTGaggattaaattataaattttaattctctttagaGACCTACTTAcaagtttttaaaatataaagactAATTTACAATTTCACTGAAAATATAGGGACCAACTATATAATTTAACCTCCATCAAAGTATAgccttttaataaaatatacctAACCATATGAACTAAGGTTCTAAATTAAAggttaaatgatttaaaaatttaaccaaaaataaatttaatatatttatgtataaaatatataaattttgtaaaaaggttaattttttgtgatttattattttaaatcggttaattattaaaaaacgcaccaatttaattagttaatcAATTTTTGATTGACTTACTATCAagcgatttttattttaaaccaaACTGATTTAGTAATCAAATCAGAACGAATCAATCAATTTGATTTAGTTCTCAGAATCATGATATAAACAACAATGCTAGGGAACCAACTCTATATAAGTCAAGAATCCGCTAATTGGTAAACCAGAGACACCGGTGACTTTAACCGAATGTTGCTACTGATAGGCATacgaatgtttctttttcttgtaaattggatggttttggatataatttttatgttttatgtgtTACAAATTAATAAAACAGTTCCGTGATTCTCTCCTATCATTAGCGTATCTTTCCTCATGTTTTGAACgtggtcaacaataatttaaaaaataaattaaattataaattaataaaactaattataattaattatattgttcCATTCTTGACTGATTATTAATTGGTTCCGTATACTTTTCCGATAAACAATGATAGGCTGATGTTGATAGTACATGTTACAAGATAGAAATATTTGTGAATGCTTAATACAGGTTATGGAAAAGAGCAACTTCAAGATTGCGACTGATGAAGAGATTGATGTAGCTCTTTCAGGCCAATATCTTTTAAATCTTCCCATTACCGTTGATGAATCTAAGGTTTAATTTGCAATTATTCTTATATTGTACAATATTAATATATGATACCTAGCTAGATTATTATTTGATATGCTTGATTGTTTTTAAGTAgcaaataacatttttcttttattgaatgtAGCTTGATAAGAAACTTTTGAGAAAATATTTCGAAAGACATCCTCGTGACAACCTTCCAGATTTTTCTGATAAGGTATAATTTAAATCTAATAGTAGTActagtatatattatttataaagtagttttattatgttattatttttattgtaaaatatactaaactgaattatgtctCACTGTTATGTttagtttaagataaatatagatACTAAAAggtgaatttaaaatttaaaaagttaaataaaaatattttttttaaaaatatcattaaaattttagtttctatTCTCAGAAATTTTAGTCACGTTTTTATTTTCTACGGATATTGAAtagatttaaattttgtattttgaattgaaaattgCCAGAGTACATTTAACCTCTGGATTTGAAATCACTGCTTATATACTCGGTATTTCACCTTGAATTGGTCAAAATACGCGGATTTTCTTACTTTTCGTGGAGGATTAGATCAAGTAACTGGCGGTTTATGGCTGACTAATATTGCGCACCATCATTTAGCTATTGCGATTCTTTTCCTGATAGCTGGTCACATGTATAGAACCAACTGGGGGATTGGTCATGGTATAAAAGAGATCTTAGAGGCCCATAAGGGTCCATTTACAGGCCAGGGTCATAAAAGTCTATATGAGATCCTAATAACTTCATGGCATGCTCAATTATCTATTAACTTAGCTATGTTAGGCTCTTTGACTATTGTTGTAGCTCACCATATGTATTCTATGCCTCCTTATCCATACCTAGCTACCGACTATGGGACCCAACTATCATTGTTCACACATCACATGTGGATTGGTGGATTTCTCATAGTTGGTGCTGCTGCGCACGCAGCCATTTTTATGGTAGGAGACTATGATCCAACTACTCGATACAACGATCTATTAGATCGTGTCCTTAGGCATCGCGATGCAATCATATCACATCTAAACTGGGTATGCATATTTTTAGACTTTCACAGTTTTGGTTTGTATATTCATAATGATACCATGAGCGCTTTAGGGCGCCCCCAAGATATGTTTTCAGATACCACTATACAATTACAACCCGTCTTTGCTCAATCAGTCTCTGATCACTAaatacaatatttaaattttaatttcttaatttcaGTATTTGAAAACAAACTATACCTAAGTTTttttggatatatatatatatatattaaattaaaagactACAATAGCAATCAAAATTattgtccttttttttttgctttttcaagttTGTGAGTGATTTATAAAAATGAATAACTAACACTTGCTactattttagtatgttatctTTAGACGTGGAATTGGAATCGATCGCACAATTGATTTCTTTATAATGGAGAAAGTGGATATGCTCATTGCTAGATTTTGGGCCTATTTATTGAGAAAAACCAGGCAAGCAATTATTCCACcatgaatttatttattaattaattgcaAAGTCTTGATTACTATTAAGTTTAAACATCAATTTTGGAAACACCTTTGAAAGCAAATCTAAAAGCATGTTTattgagaaaaaagaaaaaattagtaaattttattGAGTTATCTATTAAAAAAAGTGCTTTTCATATAAACATAATTAACTTTTCtcataaaaaatttctttaaagaaaaaataaaaattcatttgatcttcatgtgaaattaatatttaaaaattgttagataatttaataaatttgactaAAGTATTATATAACAGTTTTTAACCATGAACGTTATATAAAATAACTGCacgtaaattaaaaaaaaaacaaataaatttttatggtTACAATCTTTATTAATAAACAATGTGAGTCAAGAGCCAATAgaacttttataatttagatgtgAACGTATGGGTATCTTGATAAAGTTTTGTGACATATATATGGTGAATGCATGCATGCAGGTTGGAAAAGATTTTCTTAAAAAGGTTTAAAAGACATCATAAGAATGCTCAAAAGAATAATGACGACACAGACACAGAAGATTATCAAGAAGACGCATATGAACGAATACGCCTTGAAAATATGCCTTTGAGGTCTTCCTATCCctctatttttctctcttttctttctccttttaaTATTATCTTTACCAAAATATATAGGAAACTAGCTAACTTTAGGTAcccaattttagtatttatgatttaggatttaaaatttaaaataaataaaattattttttaaaaatgagctgatattaaacataaaatttaattaactatCTAATATCATTTGATTCTTATTGATGTtcttgctatatatatatatagatacaattcatatatatatataataaatataaatttttaaataattaagattattaacgtatataattatacattattattttatatgtgtattaataattatatatatatatatacatataatcgAACCATCTCACGATCTAATGAGCTCAACTTATTTAAACTTAAACTCgattcatttaatttatgaactcaaTTCTAGGCTTAAACTCGGCTCACTAGCTCAGAAATTCAACTTATTGAATTATTAACGAGTCGAACTCGAGTTGGCTCATGAACTGGTTTGACTCACTTCCAACCCTATATAcatttttctcattctttctctTAATACCATAATTTTATCCATCATCACGGGCCATCCACTACCACCGCTGACCACTTGCGGTAGCCGACCACTCTAACctatattctaaattttaaattctaaattctaataatgctaaacattttaaaaaataaggattaataaaagagaattttataataaaaaattaactactatTGGCTAATTAATAATAGTTGATTTCATATACCTATTCATATCGATATATCTTTTGCTTAATATTTTGATTGTCTTGTCTAAATTATTTGCTACAATTTACAGTTTTGGCAATTTGTTAAACAAGACCAAAATCCAAGAACCTACATTCGAAAGAATAATTGTTATCTACAGGTATTACTACCATATATCTCTAGTATCAATTGTGCTAATATTTTATGACAAACTATTCtatctttaaataaaaagaatgatCATTAAAAACTAAAACCTTTTTGTTAATATACATAGAAATAATAAAGATTAgcccaaaaaatatatatcgtTTAGTATATAATAGCTATTGTTTAGTATATaccaattttcaaatttcaaagaaaaaatttcacattaaaaatactagtttgttagaatcattactaataatataatatttcagATACCAATTGTACTATACTGATTCTGAGATTGAGCTATGAGTATCATAATAGTCTTTTAACTCTTTTCAGCGTGACTCAGTAAACTGACACATTTTTATCATATTGGACTAGTGTGAAACAATAGACATTTTTATTTAGCACCCCCTTTATGTTTAATCATAATGTGTAAAATAACGTTGTTTTCGGTTTTATTGGATGTCATCGTTTACCCTAATTCAACATGATAAAAAAGTGCTAAATCAACACCGAGAAAGGGTCCAGGCTCGAAACTCAATCTCGAAGAACATTATAATGCAATTAGAAGCTTAGTGTAGaccaaattaataaaaatcgtGAATATAAGGGATTGCTACATAAATTCAGTTAGGTAACGTTTGGTGGAGAGATAGACACAAAAAGACTGAGATTAAGAGGCAGAGATTaagagacagaaattgaaataaattttagtattctaTTTGGTACAAAGTaggagacagaaattgaaataagaataaaattctaatttaatttgtacaaaggataaaattgaaattaattaattgaaataaagatattttaggtataaaatgttattaaagtttcagtctcaatctctaaaaattttagtctcctGTGTTcccactttttggaggtactaaactattaaaattttgGAGACAGAGACAGAACCAACAAACATAATATTGAGTCTCAATCTCAAtatctcaaaacaaacgctaccttagtACCGCATAAATATAGAGGAATTTAAGGTACTCTAAAATGTTGGTCTCTCATGCATATACAATTTAATTCGTGGaattgataaattaattttagtaaacTTCTCAATTACTTGTAATTAGAAACAATTGTTTATTTAGGCAAGCAAGTTCAAAGTCGAAAATAGACCGAGGAATATTTGTAAAGCATTTCAGAAGCATTCCAATGGCTGATTTGGAATTAGTTCTTGTGAGTTAccttattataatatatatgaagCTTTAATTTCTGAAAGTATTATTTCAATTGTATCTTTACCTAAAAATTTTTGTGCTTGATAGCCAGAAAAAAAGAATCCAGGTTTGACACCAATGGATTGGGTCAAGTTTATTGTTTCTGCTGTTCTTGGACTGGTTAGTAttatcattgttgttgttgttagattatttgtgattaaaaaatagattaaattaCACAATTGGTTTCTATATTTTTAGTGAAATTATAAATTGGTCCCTACactttaaaagtttgtaattggatccctaaaaataattaaaatttacaatttagTCCCGTCgttcaaaaaatatttgattaacagaatattcttagtatattttttattttaacataatATTCTCAACATATTctgagaatattctgttaaatcaaTACTTTTTGACCGGCAGGTActaaattgtaaattttaattatctttagaGACtcaattacaaacttttaaggTGTCTAATTTACAATTTCACTAAAAGTATACATATCAATTGTGtaatttaacttaaaaaatattatgtacatataaaaaatcaatCACTTGTattcatatatgtatatatatgcatattGATCacctatttttcaattaaatactTTGCCACTAGaataattaagtaaaataatcaaactttaaattttttagtagtATAATAAAAAGTTATGAGATGTTAAATATGTATGTATATTCTGAATAATAATTAGTGACAGATTTTTTTTAGGTTACTGTAATTAGTACACTTGAAACGAGCACAACTGATTGGAAAGTCATTGGAGTTGTTCTCTCCACATTAATTGGTTATTGTGCTAAGACATATTTCAcgtaagtattttaattaaagtttattaaataatttagtaaaatatgtcaaattataaaataattctgACGGTTTAGTTAACGttgctatttatattttatttgaaataggTTCCAACAAAATTTGGTTGTGTACCAAAATTTGATTACAAAGTCAATGTATGACAAACAACTTGATAGTGGAAAGGCTACACTTCTCCATTTATGTGACGACGTAATTCAACAAGAAGtgagtgaaaaaaataaataaatttttgagaaaaggatgaattaatttctgatttttttgGTTTGTAAATGTTTAAGTTTTTGAATATTTGAAAATACAGTAAGTGTTTTATCTCTTTAAAATTTGGACACATCGATCCCTAGATCTAATTTGTTCCATTAATTTGTTCTATTTTAAAAACTCTCCTACGTGTGTATCTTTGTCGACCAAATTAGTTCTATAGAAGCCACGTTTGATTTTTCCGTTGAGTCTAATAAACCTAAGTGAATAGAAGGATCGATTTGTCAAGATTTTAAGAAGGTTAAtgacttaaatgtattttcgaattttcaggGATTTAAATATTCACGAACTAAAAGTTAATGATCTATTTGTCCTTTTGTCTAAATCTTTaaagatttatattttagaccgactaaaaaaaaagtatcaaTAAAGTCCTCTAGAATAACAAATATGgataaattagtttaaattaaaattttctaccATAATTATATAAGCTAATTTAAAGATAGTGTGTCCACATCTGCTatcctaaaaaattttattgatttttttttcttttttaagagtTTATTTGTCATTTTACTCAAATATATATCGTGAGatgttttattaattgttaCATGTATCTTAAAAGATGCAAATCTTAAATGTTTATTTGCAGGTTAAGGAGGTAATAATTTCATTCTTTATTCTTATGGAACAAGGAAAAGCTTCAAGAGAGGTATTTATACAACAATATTAATTGAGgaatttaatttgtgttttataatatttaaaaacaaagaGGGTGTTGCTAATGCTACTTATAAATTTGTATGGCAAATTGAATCAGTGTCTTGATAATTGGTGTGAGGAATTG harbors:
- the LOC107471620 gene encoding uncharacterized protein LOC107471620, whose product is MAHQRNNEVIRLERESVIPILKPRLILTLANLIKHGSDRAEFLKLCKRIEYTIRAWYHLQFEDMMQLYALFDPVYGASKLEQQKLSNEEIDQLEQNFLKFLFQVMEKSNFKIATDEEIDVALSGQYLLNLPITVDESKLDKKLLRKYFERHPRDNLPDFSDKYVIFRRGIGIDRTIDFFIMEKVDMLIARFWAYLLRKTRLEKIFLKRFKRHHKNAQKNNDDTDTEDYQEDAYERIRLENMPLSFGNLLNKTKIQEPTFERIIVIYRQASSKSKIDRGIFVKHFRSIPMADLELVLPEKKNPGLTPMDWVKFIVSAVLGLVTVISTLETSTTDWKVIGVVLSTLIGYCAKTYFTFQQNLVVYQNLITKSMYDKQLDSGKATLLHLCDDVIQQEVKEVIISFFILMEQGKASRECLDNWCEELIREEFGETCNFDVDDAIQKLEKLGIVTQDVIGRYICVGLKRANEIIGTTTEELVLKAKQGTINPNSNSNS